The sequence GATATTTGTAAAATATATTCTACCATAAACTATATATTCACCAAGTGAAAATCTACAAAAATGATTTGTTTTTTATTTTTGGGTTGATGAATAAAGAGGTGTGTGATATGGAAAAGGTGGAGGAAATCCCTAAAGAAACCCTGCTTGAGATATACAAAACTATGCACAAGATACGAACTTACGAGGAAACACTTGCAGAGTGGTACTACAAGGGGAAAACCCCAAGGTTTGACATATCTGCGGGCCCAATTCCCGGGGAGCTTCATTTATCTTCCGGCCAGGAATCTGCAGCAGTTGGAGTTTGTATGCACCTAAAACCTGAAGATGCCTTAATAGGGACACACAGGGCTCATCACTTTGCGATTGCTAAGGGAGTTGATTTGAAGAAAATGACTGCCGAGATTTTTGGAAAAGCTACAGGTCTATCAAGGGGTAAAGGAGGCCATATGCACCTTTTTGATGCAAATGTTAACTTCAGCTGCAGTGGAATTGTAGGAGCAAGCTTCCCACAAGCCGTTGGTGTGGGAATAGCAGCAAAACTGAAGGGAGAAGATTACGTTGCGGTTGCCGTTGGTGGAGACGGTGCAGCTAATCAAGGGACTTTCCATGAGGCTCTTAATTTAGCCGCAATCTGGAAGCTACCAGTGATCTTTGTGATAGAAGACAACAGCTGGGCTATTTCAGTCCCAAAGGAAAAATCAACTGCAGTCGCGAAGAACAGTGAAAGGGCTGCAGGTTATGGAATTCCGGGAGTTAGTGTGGATGGAGCTGATGTCATAGCGGTTTATGAAGTGGCAAAAGAAGCTGTTAAGAGAGCGAGAAGAGGAGAAGGGCCAAGTTTGATTGAGATAAAAGTTTATAGGCTCAGAGGTCATTTTGAAGGAGATCCACAGCACTATAGACCCAAAGAGGACTTAGAGCTTGCCAGGCAAAAGGATCCACTCATGAACTTCGAAAAGCTCCTTCTAGAAAAGGGCATTGCAACTGAAGATGAGCTTAACAAGATCAAGGAAGAGAATATCAGAGAAGTACAGGAGGCTATTGACTTTGCGGTAAACAGCCCGTATCCAGAGCCTGAAGAAGCATTAAAGGGCGTTTTTACGGGGGGTGAATGAGATGGCAAGAAAACTCCCCATGTATAAGGCAATCTCAGAAGCAATAGCTCAGGAAATGGAGAGAGATGAAAACGTGTTTGTCATGGGTGAGGATATCGGGGCATATGGGGGCATATTTGGCGCAACAACTGGACTTTTAGAGAAATTTGGGCCTGAGAGAGTTAGAGACACTCCGATAAGTGAAGCAGCATTTATAGGGGCTGCTTTGGGGGCGGCATCAAAAGGAATGAGACCAATAGTCGAGCTTATGTTTGTGGACTTCTTTGGAGTTGCCATGGATCAGATTTACAACCACATAGCCAAAGCCCACTACATGTCCGGCGGACAAGTGAAAATGCCAGTAGTGATAATGACCGCCATGGGTGGAGGATACAGCGACGCTGCTCAGCATTCCCAATGTCTCTACGGGCTCTTTGCACACGTTCCGGGTTTGAAGATAGTAATTCCCTCGAACTCATATGACGCGAAGGGCTTGATGATCTCGGCGATTAGAGATGACAACCCAGTTATGTACTTCTTCCACAAGGGACTCATGGGACTTGGATGGATGCCCTCGCCACCAGAGGCAACGGTTGAGGTTCCAGAAGAGCCTTATACAGTACCTATCGGAGAGGCAAAAGTAGTCAGAGAGGGAAGCGATGTCACCATTGTAGGAGTTGCTAAAATGGTATACGAGGCATTATGGGCTGCAGAAGAGCTTGAAAAAGAAGGCATTAGTGCGGAGGTAATCGACCTAAGAACTCTGGTTCCCTTGGACAAGAAGACCCTCGTGAACTCCGTAAAGAAGACTGGACGTTTAGTTGTAGTGGATGAGGACTACAGAAGCTACGGGATGAGTGGAGAAGTCATTGCTACGGTTGTTGAGAATGGAATATCTTTGGAAGCACCTCCCGTAAGAGTGGCCTATCCTGATGTTCCCGTTCCCTACAGCAGAGTTCTGGAGAGATACGTTCTTCCAGACAAGGAGAAGATAATCAACGCCGTAAAGAGTATAATGTGACATGGCGGAGGAGAGAGAATGGAAGTAGAGGTGAAAGTGCCAATAGTTAGTCAAGAAGATAAAAAAGGTGTAATAAACCAGTGGTACAAAAGCGATGGGGATGAAGTAAAGGAAGGTGAGGAGATAGCAGAGGTCATGATAGAAAAAGTTACCGTTATCGTAAAGGCGCCAGCAAGTGGAAAGCTTAGAATACTCGTTCCTGAAAATGAAGAAATATCACAGGGACAGGTAATAGCAGTTGTAGAAACTGAGTAGCTTTCAAAACCTTTAATTATTTTTCTTTCCAAATTTTTACATGCCATTGAGGGTTCTATTTCATGAATACTGGAATCCTTATCTCAACATTGCCTTCGAAGAAAGCCTTGCAAGGAGCAGGAGTGTTGATCTTGTTGGAGATACCCTTAGGATATGGAGAAACGAAAATTCTCTGATTTTAGGTCGTTTTAGAAAAGTTGGGGAGGATGTCAATTTAGGCAATGCCAGTAGATTTGGATTCCCAATAGTGAGGCGCTTCACAGGAGGAGGGACAGTGTACCATGACAGTGGATGCCTGAATTATTCTATTGCAATCAAGAAAAATGTAAAGTACCCACTGGACTATATGTATAGAGTCCTCCTGAAAGGCACTCTTCTTGCGCTGAAAAAACTTGGAGCACGGGCATACCTAAAGAATACCAACGATGTCGTGGTTAATGAGAGAAAAGTTTCGGGGACTGCTGCGGCTATGAGGTGGGGAGTTCTTTTTCTTCATGGTTCGATTTTAATAAACTCAAATCTGCAAATGCTCTATCTCCTTTTAAGAATTCCAAAGGTCCACAACTTTGATCCGGTTAAGTATCGGGTGGCGAACCTCTCTGCATTTGTAGAGACTTCCACAGAAGAAGTTGCTGATGCCCTAATTTGGGGTTATTCAAGAGTGTTGTCTACCTCTCCTACTTTTGAAGAGCCTTTAAAAGAGGAACTAAAGTTGGCCAATCTTTTGTATAAAGAGAAATATTCTAGGGAGGAATGGAACTTTAAAGGCCTTGTTGACAATAAGGGAGAACTTAATAAAAAGGTAAAAGACATCCTCAGCTAATCGTCAAAGAAGCCTCTCTCAGCAGCTATTTTCAGTGTCTTTCTATAGTCAATAACTCTCGGCCCATTCCGCGTTATTTTTGCAGTTATCTCCCCCCTCATTTCAGTCTCTCTTTCTCCATCAAGAGCCAAAAGTGAGGGAGATGTTTTCAGTTCGATTTCCTCGTTCAGATTCAAGATTTTTGTTTCTTTGACTTTTATTCTTCTAAATATTCCAGGAGCTATGGGCACTTTTATGCCTTTTTCTCCTCCAAGCTCCACATATATTCCCAAGTCGTCTCTTTCAGTTATCTCCTTCAAAATTCCGGGAATTGAACTCAGCCCAATGTTGTATGGGGAAGAGATACTGGCTACAACCTCTCTCAAGTATTCAGGTTTCCAAACTGCTTTGGAGCCTTTAAAGGAATGTAGTGTGGCAACAGCATCTACGAGAGCAATATCTTTGAGTCTGCCATCTTCATAAAGTTCAATTCTTTTTGTTTTGTAAGTTCCTTCGGTGGGTTTAACAATGCCAGTGGCTATTGCTGAAACAGCAGCCCCGGCTATTGTGGCCTCTATCATGTATGGAAAGACGTTGTTGGTGCCTGTGGAGATGGGCATTATGGGGATTTCTCCAGAGGCTTTTGCGACAAGTCTGTTTGTCCCATCCCCTCCGATGACAATTATTGTCTTAACTTTGTCCTTCATGAGCTCAGTTGCCTTTAATGTGTCCCTCCAATCTCCAAAAACCTTCATTGGGAGCATCTCAACTTCCATGGATATATGCTCCCCCACGGCATGAAGGGCAGCGGGAACTATTCCAAAGGTTTCCGGCATTGCTAAAACTTTTTCAACTCCTAACTCCTGCATTATTAGAAGAAGTCTTTTTACGATGTTAACTTTCTCCATGTTGTCAAAAACACTTGCATGGGCAATTAAACGCCTTATATCTCTGCCAGATTCAGGGTTTGCTATTATCCCTACAGTTACTTTTCCCATAACGTTCATCTCCTTACATAGAGGGTAATAAACGCTATTGCCACCAATATTTCGTTTGTTTTATCTCCAAATTCTTTAAGAGCTATTCCAGGCCCTTTTAGACCGCCTTCGACAATCTTAACAACTTTTTCACACGGTAGGGGGATTACTTCTTTGACTTTCTCTATATTGACTCTTTGAGAATAGGGCACCCCTATGAGGATTTCTGCTTTTATATCTCTCTCAAGATCAAGCTCAAAGAGCTCCAAGAGCCCAACAGTGCAAACCCTTGTTATTGCATCTTTTATGGCCTTTATTGCAGCCTTAGTGGGATCTTGACCATGCTGGTCTATCCCCATCCCTATCTCGATGACATATCTTCTCCATTCACTCACTTTCAAAGACCTCCTCTGGGTGCTCCAGGTAATATTTAACTCTCTCCAAGAACCTCGCGGCTGGAGCTCCGTCTATTGCCCTGTGGTCAAATGTCAAAGAAAGCGTCATCACGCTGGCAATTTTTATCTCTCCATTCTCCACTATCGGCTTTTGGGTTATCCTGTTCAAACCTAAAATCGCAATTTGGGGAGGGTTAATTATTGGTGTAAACGAATCAACTCCGAACATTCCAAGGTTCGTTACTGTGAAGGTTCCCCCAACAAAGTCCTTCTCCTTAAGTCTGCCGCTTTTTGCTCTCTCAACTATGTCCGCATAATCCTGTAAGAGTTCTTCGAGGGATTTTTTGTCTACGTCCCTAATTACTGGCGTAATAAGGCCTATTGGACTGTCAACAGCCACGTTTATGTTTATGTTATCATAAATCATTATCTTTCCTTCTTCCATTGATGCATTGACCTCTATGAAATCCCTTATGGCTTTTGCAATGCATTTTAACATGAGAACTGTATAAGATGGCTTTTCTCCAAGCTTTTCAGTGAGCTTCTTCCTCATTTCAATAAGGTTATCTATCTTTGTTTCCATATTAAGGGTTACGTGCACAGCTTCCCTGTAGCTCTTTGAAAGCCTCTCTGCTATAACCTTCCTGATCCCAAACACTTTTCTCTCTTCTCTCACCTTTGGAAGGAAGTGTTCTCGTATATATTTTTCGAGGTCTTCAAGCGTAACTTCGCCATTGGGACCAGAACCTTTTATTTTTGAAAGATCGATATCGTATTGCTCGGCTATCGTTCTTATCTCTTCACTCACCAATTTAGCTCCCCTCGGTTTCTATTATTGCTATTGGCTCCCCTACGGGGACCTCATCTCCAACATCGTGGAGTTTCTCCACTAGAACCCCTGATGCTGGAGCTTTGACCTCTCCAGTTAGTTTCTCGGACTCGACTATAGCAATTACTTCATCTTTCTCCACCATCTCTCCAACATTTTTCTTCCACTCTACGATAGTGCCCTTTTTCATTGTCATACCTAATTTTGGCATAATGACATTTATTCTTGACATAATATCACCATATTGTTATTTTCATTTGATCTTAATAAACTTTTGGAGCGAGAAATGGAAAAGTATATATACCTCTTTAATGTGAAACCTTAAATGTTTAATCTGTGACATACCTTTAATCATTGACATTTGCAAAATAACCTCTTTTTTTAAATCTAAACCCAGCAGAGGCGAAAAATATGGCGGAGATACCTAAGGAAAAGTTATTGTGGATGTACGAAACCATGGTTAAGATAAGAGAGCATGAAGAAAGGGTTGCAGAGCTTTTTGCCCAAGGAAAAATACCGGGCTTTGTTCATCTCTACATTGGAGAAGAAGCTGTCGCAACAGGAGTAATGGCCCACCTAAGGAAAGAGGACTTCATAACAAGTACTCACAGGGGACATGGTCACTTTATTGCAAAAGGCGGTAACATCAAGGCATCAATGGCCGAACTCTTTGGTAAGGCTACAGGGATATGTAAAGGAAAAGGTGGCTCAATGCACATAGCTGATTTGGATGTAGGAGAATTGGGAGCAAACGGTATAGTGGGTGGAGGTATTCCCCACGCAGTCGGAGCCGCATTGGGCATAAAGCTAAATGGCCTGGATAACGTTGCAGTGGCTTTCTTTGGAGATGGTGCCTCTAATCAACAAAACTTCCATGAGGCAATAAATCTTGCCGCAATATGGAAGCTTCCAGTAGTTTTTGTGTGTGAAAACAACCTCTACCAAATATCCCTTCCCTATTCAAAACAGCAAGCCATAAAGAGCGTCGCTGAGAGGGCTGCTGCTTATGGCATTCCGGGAGTTAGTGTAGACGGCCAAGATGTCTTTGCGGTTTATGAAGTCGCTAAAGAAGCGATAGAGAGGGCTAGGAATGGAGAAGGACCAACACTAATAGAGGCAAAGACCTATAGGTTTAAAGGACACTTTGAAGGCGATCCCCAAATATATAGGTCAAAGGAGGAAGTGGAATGGTGGAAGAAGAACAAGGATCCAATAGTTCTCTTTGAGAAAACAGTCCTTGAGAAGGGTCTCCTAACTAAAGAAGAGCTTGATACTATTAGGGAAAGAGTAAAAAGAGAGATAGAAGAGTCTATCAAGTTTGCAGAGGAAAGCCCATGGCCCAAGCCGGAGGAAGTTCTTGAAGATGTGTTCTCGACCCCAACCAAGGGGGTGTTAGTATGGCAGTGGTGAGGGAGATCACTTTTGCAGAGGCGCTCAATGAGGCTTTGGACTACGAAATGTCAAAAGATCAAAAAGTTGTCGTGATGGGCGAAGATGTTGGAAGATATGGAGGAATCTTTGGTGTCACGAAAGGACTCATAGAAAAGTACGGAGAAGAAAGAGTAAGGGATACCCCAATAGCAGAGAGCGGTTTCATTGGAACTGGGGTAGGAGCTGCTGCATCAGGTTTGTTGAGACCTGTTGTAGAGTTAATGTTTATAGACTTCCTTGGCGTAGCTTATGACCAAATCTACAACCAAGCAGCAAAGATGAGATACATGTTTGGTGGAAAGGCCAAGATTCCAATAGTGATTAGAACGGTCTCTGGAGCGGGTGCAAGCGCCGCTGCCCAACACTCACAATCCCTACACGCTCTCTTTATCCACGTTCCGGGATTGAAGGTAGTGTACCCCTCCACGCCCTACGATGCCAAAGGGCTTTTGATATCTTCAATTGAAGACGATGATCCAGTTATTTTCATTGAACATAAGATGCTTTATGGAATTAAGGGCCCAGTTCCGGAAGATCCTTATTCAATACCTCTTGGAGAGGCTGATGTGAAGAAGGAAGGTAAGGATGTTACGGTTGTTGCGACAGCTTTGATGGTTCACAGGGCTTTAGAAGTTGCAAACAAGCTTGAAGAGGAAGGAATAAGCGTTGAAGTCATTGACCCAAGAACCCTCGTACCTCTGGATGAAGAGACAATACTTAACTCAATAAAGAAGACTGGAAGGCTCGTTGTTGTTGATGAGGCATATCCAAGATGCAGCTTTGCCACGGACATAGCAGCTTTGGCCGTTAACAAGGCCTTTGATAACCTAAAAGCTCCTGTTAAGCTTGTCACAGCCCCAGCAACTCCAGTTCCGTTCAGTCCGGCCTTAGAAAAGGAATGGATGCCTAGTACTGAGAAAATTGAAAAAGCCATTAGAGATGTTCTCTGATTTTTAACATTTTTTATGAAGGTGATATGATGGACAAGCTTAAAGCAGCATTTATATTTTTAGCCCCGGAGGCAGAGCCTGAAAGACATAGGGCAGTTATCTCAACGCCTGCTGTAGAGCTTCATGTAGTTGGAGTTAAAAACTACGATGAAGCCTGCAGAATTGCAAAAGAACTTGTAGATGAGGGCATAGCGGCAATTGAGCTCTGTGGAGGTTTTGGTCATAGGGGTGTTGCAAAAATTGTTGAAGCGGTAGAAGGAAAGGTTCCAGTGGGAGTTGTTAGATTCGATATCCATCCAGGGCTTGAAGGAAAAAGCGGTGATGAGATATTTTGAATAATTGGGAGTTGAGGAAGTTGGAAGAGGTTACAATCCAATTCCATGTCGAAGGAAAGACTGAATCTCCAACAAAAATGGTTGCGAAGGTTAGAGAGTTCACAATTGTGGTAGATGAACCCCCTGAGTTGGGTGGGACTAACGAGGGGCCGAATCCAGTGGAATATATTCTCGTTGCCCTAGCAGGGTGCTTGACTATTACCGGTCATTTGGTAGCGGAGGAGAAGGGGATAGGTATTAGGTCAATCAGGATTAAGGCCACTGGAATACTTGACCCGAGGAAATTTCAGGGACTCGATGGTGAACGCGCTGGGTATAAAGAGATTAAGGTGGAAATATTCCCTGAGGGCAACTTTACAGAATCCGAGCTCTTAGAATGGATAAAAGAAGTTGAAGAACGCTGTCCAGTTAGTGACAACCTCAAAAATCCAACTCCAATTAAAATTGAGGTAAAAACAAAAGATTAGTAAGGAAGATCGTAGTGCTTAACCACTATCTCGTCTATCCCCATCTTTTCTAAAGCACTCAGTGGGACTTGCATTGAAACCTGAACTATTCCCGGAAGCCTTCCAATTTCCACGGCACCGCTTATCGTTACCCTATTCCTAACTTCCTCCAAGCTCATTCCAAAGAGCTTTGCTGCCCTTTCAAAACCTCTCATTGCAGCTTCGTTTATAGTTGGTCCTGAACCAATAATCTGCACTGGAGCCACGGGCTCGGGCTCAATTCCAAACCTTCTTCCCAATGTCTGGACTTTCTCCCATTCGTCTTTTCTCCATGGCTTTGCGAGGGGAGGCAGGTCTTCCTCGGGAGGTAGCAAAATAGGGCCGTCTAGGTTTATGTTTTTAACAACCGAAACTTCAAGAACGCTCTCTGCAGTTACATCGATTGTATGCCCCGCTACTTCTCCGTCTCCCTGCATTCCATGAGCATCTCCGGCGTAAATTCCCCCTCCCTTAACTTTTACCGGCGCTATTAATACAGCCCCTTCTCTAACTGAATCAACATCTAAGTGACCATCGGTTAGCTTTGTCTCGTAGTCTTCCTTGGTTATCCCGTATGGATGGGGAGCGTTAATCAAGAAGGAGCCGAAGTCTCCGGCGTTATGGGAGTCCGGGATATCTACGGCTGGAACCGTTCCAAGCTGTCCCAAGAAAGGTCTTATCCTTGAAGGCACTCCAACGATGTCTGCCTTAGCGAAGATTAGTATCGGCACCTGCTTTGAATTCTTGGGAAGAGAGTGCCACTCCCATGCATCTTTGGCTATCATCTTGGCGGTTTCCTTGTTTACTGTAACCCCAACTCCAAGGTTGTGGTCAAAGACCATTGTGTACCCGTTGACCATTTTGAAGGGAGAAGCCGGTGAGCCACAGTGTTTGCATCTCACTGCATCTTCCCCTATACCAACAACCTCAAATTCGGGCCATGGTTCGTTACAGCTTGGACATTTCTTTGCAACATATGGATCTCCAACAAACGCTCCTTCTCTAACTGTATCAACACCTGAGGAAGCGGCTTTTGAGAGAACCTTAATGCTCTTTACCTTAATCACTATGCCATCTCCGACTTCCGCTCCTTCTACAGCAACTGGCACGTTGACCTCGTGTCCTCCCCTAATTGTGGGAGTAATCATTGGACCCCAGCATCCGGGGGCTGTGACAAAGACTATCTTCCCTCCATCCGCCACTGGACCGAGCATCTTTGAATGTGGGCCAATTATGCCGTTTGTTTGTACATCGTTAAAGATTTCGTCCTCAACTACCATGGAAATCACCAATTATCATTTGCGAAATAGAAAGATAAAAACGTTTTTATTTTGATAGATTTATAATCATCTGGAGACTTTTGAATGATGCCATAACTTCAATCGTTTTGAAACTCTCAATAAACGTATATACTTTGAAGTCAAATCCTATGTTGGTGAGATCATGAAGAAAGGGCTTGCCCTTATCCTTTTGCTGAGCTTTGTTCCATTGGCTAATGCGTGTTACAACCCAATGGATTCCTTGGCTGTGGAGGTTCGCCTTAACAGGCCCGGGATTTCATACGATCTAAGCCCTCTACTAAATGCGGAAAACATAATAATCGACAACGGAACCATAATCTACCGCTCCCACTACGACGAGAGAGTTGGAGTTATCTTGAGGGAGATTAACTCTTCCCTATGGATTAGGATTCAGATACCTGCGAAGAGCTTTGAATCCGCTTATGCTTACGCTTCATTTGAATCTCCCTTGCTGATTTCCAACGAAAGCTTTGAGCGGATTAAGGCTCTGGGCTGGGAAGTTAAGAACTACACCTTTAGAAAAGGGTCTCTCTACGTCCAGATAAGCCCAAGAAAAGGCAACGAGTGCAAGAGCGACTCGGACTGTTCTATAGGTGGATGTTCCGGAGAGGTCTGCACGACGAGAGAGCTCGCGAGGGAAATAGTTACGCCGTGCGTATATAAGGAGTGGTATAGTTGCTTGAGGCTCACAAGTTGTGGCTGTTACAATGGCCTCTGCACTTGGAAGCCCACTCTCGAATTTGAAAAGTGCTTGAAAGAGCACGGCGTTGATCCCTCAAAGGTCATTAAGCTTCCCCTAGCCGAGGTCTATATAGCAGTTTACGGAAAAGAAAAGCCGGGTGAAGAAGACGTTGTCGAGCTAAAGGCGCTTTTTGAAGAGCTCGGCATCTCATGTGTCCTTGACAACCTCCAGTTTAAAGCAGAGATCACTAACTCCCCAGAGGGAGTCATTGATCCCTATTCCTTCAACTTTAGCAAAGCCCTTGAGATTGAGCTCAAGTGGCTGAGGGAGAACGGAATAATAGAGATAAGCGATGAAGACATCTCGGCAATTGTAAATGTTGCGGAGAGAGGAAAAGCTGGCCAAAACTCCCATATAGGCTGGTACAAGAAAAATGGAATCTATACTTGGATCCCCTATGATGAGAGCGATAAGCCTCTTTTAGTTAAGTGTGCTTCACCACCATTTAACATCAGCATTCCAAAAGGAGAAATTGTGCTGAAGTCATCGAGCACTCCTTCCCAGAGTCGCGCTCAAGGCGAAGTTTGCGGTCCGGCACTCATTTTGGGACTTTTGCTTGTGCCTTTGCTCTTCAGAAAGTGAGCTTTTTGGCTTTTTAATCTTTGACAGAGTGACAAACTTGCCTATATTTTCCTTTAAGGACTTGTCATATCTACAACAATTTGAGCAAAGAACATTTAAGGGGTGAGTGCATCTAGTAGGGTTATGTCGATAAGGAGTGAGTGTTTTTGGAATTTGTGATACGTTTTCCTCGTTCTCTTGGTTAGCTTATAGGCGGGATTGCTTTTGGCAGGCTTTTTGATTGTCTAAACATCTTTACCTACTTGAAATACTTGGTTGCTTTTGGCCCGTTTACTCTCATTATTCCCTCGATTTTGGGATTTGCAAAGAGAAAGAGGTGGTTGAAATGAAAGCTGTTCTTCCAGATGAAAAAATACCAAAGTTTTGGTACAACATTTTGCCCGACCTTCCCGAACCTCTGGAGCCCCCGTTAGACCCGGAGACGGAAAAGCCCATAGAGCCAGAAAAGTTGCTTAGAATCTTTGCGGAGGAACTTGTAAAGCAGGAAATGAGCAGGGAACGCTACGTTGAAATTCCTAGAGAAGTTAGAGAGCTATACGCCAAGATTGGGCGCCCTACACCTCTGTTTAGGGCAACGAACCTTGAAAAAAGGCTTAGAACTCCAGCAAGGATTTACTTCAAATACGAGGGAGCGACCGTTACTGGCAGTCACAAGATAAACACCGCCTTGGCCCAAGCATATTATGCTAAAAAGCAAGGCATTGAGAGGCTTGTAACCGAAACAGGAGCGGGGCAATGGGGAACTGCTCTTTCTCTCGCCGGGGCTCTTATTGGCCTAAGGGTTAGGGTTTACATGGCTAGGGCGAGCTACCAGCAAAAGCCTTATCGGAGAGTTCTCATGAACATCTACGGGGCT comes from Thermococcus litoralis DSM 5473 and encodes:
- a CDS encoding acetamidase/formamidase family protein; this translates as MVVEDEIFNDVQTNGIIGPHSKMLGPVADGGKIVFVTAPGCWGPMITPTIRGGHEVNVPVAVEGAEVGDGIVIKVKSIKVLSKAASSGVDTVREGAFVGDPYVAKKCPSCNEPWPEFEVVGIGEDAVRCKHCGSPASPFKMVNGYTMVFDHNLGVGVTVNKETAKMIAKDAWEWHSLPKNSKQVPILIFAKADIVGVPSRIRPFLGQLGTVPAVDIPDSHNAGDFGSFLINAPHPYGITKEDYETKLTDGHLDVDSVREGAVLIAPVKVKGGGIYAGDAHGMQGDGEVAGHTIDVTAESVLEVSVVKNINLDGPILLPPEEDLPPLAKPWRKDEWEKVQTLGRRFGIEPEPVAPVQIIGSGPTINEAAMRGFERAAKLFGMSLEEVRNRVTISGAVEIGRLPGIVQVSMQVPLSALEKMGIDEIVVKHYDLPY
- a CDS encoding CGP-CTERM-anchored Cys-rich protein, coding for MKKGLALILLLSFVPLANACYNPMDSLAVEVRLNRPGISYDLSPLLNAENIIIDNGTIIYRSHYDERVGVILREINSSLWIRIQIPAKSFESAYAYASFESPLLISNESFERIKALGWEVKNYTFRKGSLYVQISPRKGNECKSDSDCSIGGCSGEVCTTRELAREIVTPCVYKEWYSCLRLTSCGCYNGLCTWKPTLEFEKCLKEHGVDPSKVIKLPLAEVYIAVYGKEKPGEEDVVELKALFEELGISCVLDNLQFKAEITNSPEGVIDPYSFNFSKALEIELKWLRENGIIEISDEDISAIVNVAERGKAGQNSHIGWYKKNGIYTWIPYDESDKPLLVKCASPPFNISIPKGEIVLKSSSTPSQSRAQGEVCGPALILGLLLVPLLFRK